The following nucleotide sequence is from Pandoraea thiooxydans.
GATAGCGATAAACGAAACCAGGAAACGCCAAGACCAAAAACATGCTCGCCGTGACCGCATAGAACTGCCAGCCCTGATGAAACACATTGCCGATGCGCGCTTCGATCACCCAGGCCAACAAGCCAACGACAAAATAAACGACGATCAGCTCAAGAAGCCGCAGCCAGGGGCTCTTCGTAATGCCGCCCAGCGGTATCAAGGCGAACAGGCGTTGATTGAGAAACGGCAGGTTGGCCCCGACCAGGGCCAACAGAATCACTAACCATCCGCCCGCAGATAGACTCACGCTTGCCCCGGTATTCAGGAGATCAGCGTGAGGTGAATGGTCCTCAGGCACCATTCCATCAACGAGCCCGGCAGCACGCCGAACCACAGCATCGCCAGGCCGTTGAGCGATAGCAGCACACGCATCGATCCAGTGCTTTGCAGGGCTTCGGTGTCGGTGGGTGCGTCGAAGTACATCAACTTGACCACGCGCAGATAATAGAAAGCCCCGATCAGCGAAGCCAACACCGCGACCACCGCCAACCAGACCATGCCAGCGTTGACAACCGCCTGCAGCACGGCAAGCTTGGCATAGAACCCCGCCATCGGCGGCACGCCAGCCAACGAGAACATCAGCATCAACATGACGAAGGCAAACCACGGGCTGCGCTGGTTAAGCCCCTTGAGGTCGTCGAGTTCGCTGCCCTCGAAGCCTCGGCGCGAGAGCAGCATGACGATGCCGAACGTGCCCAGCGTGGTCAGCACATAAATGATGCTGTAATACATTGCCGAACCGTATGCGCTGGCCACGCCATTGCTTTTGCCGTCGACCACGCCCGAGAGCATGCCGAGCAGCACGAACCCCATGTGCGAGATCGTCGAATAGGCGAGCATCCGTTTCAGGCTGGTTTGCACGATCGCGGTGAGATTACCGACCACGAGAGACAATACCGCGAGGATGACCAGCATTTGCT
It contains:
- a CDS encoding DUF2818 family protein — encoded protein: MVPEDHSPHADLLNTGASVSLSAGGWLVILLALVGANLPFLNQRLFALIPLGGITKSPWLRLLELIVVYFVVGLLAWVIEARIGNVFHQGWQFYAVTASMFLVLAFPGFVYRYLWRHR